One segment of Neobacillus endophyticus DNA contains the following:
- a CDS encoding helix-turn-helix domain-containing protein — MDWKLKEVGMRIKQLRKEFNKTANEIVEAIHISQPYYSQIENGHVPVSIENLIKICDFYGITLSEFFDDNFDEDLKKLLSTAKKLNKEQLEALQKFLDTFCKNG, encoded by the coding sequence ATGGATTGGAAATTGAAGGAAGTCGGAATGAGAATTAAACAGTTAAGGAAAGAATTTAATAAAACTGCAAATGAGATTGTTGAGGCTATTCATATTTCCCAGCCATATTATTCACAAATTGAGAATGGCCACGTTCCAGTTTCGATTGAAAACTTAATAAAAATTTGTGATTTTTACGGAATTACTCTTTCTGAATTTTTTGATGATAATTTTGATGAAGATTTAAAGAAATTACTAAGTACTGCTAAGAAATTAAATAAAGAACAACTTGAAGCATTACAGAAGTTTTTAGATACATTTTGCAAAAACGGTTAG
- a CDS encoding lipase/acyltransferase domain-containing protein — MALVIFVPGIMGSKLLKNDTKKWPVLMDRDFRELSIDNTPEILESQPLLKAFRLKIVYKELVEYFQNKFGEKFINFPYDWRHGIDNEEIFERLLKNIEKYDQNEEIHFVAHSMGGLLTRMFVHWCERTGKNSVVTRIKKVITIATPWRGAPDALWKLYYGEPFPFAMLPLTSAKTFKEVVTKVPSIYHLLPHISHIQQSELAFDPNQKVILKPDETFRTLLTEEQLQIYKKVDVKGIHKDLEKKWPSDIKTFAIIGIKKPTTKNIIMPVKDKDGKVLEKEILKMTGGDMTVPVTYAKPYDSDTECKYIEATHKGIVRKEEVLSYVHALITNEEFIDELGSFGDSETEDFNGSVIKVACPVEVSIYKDDMFIGGEASDLEQLREQIEWFFSIEDTTENQFLLEEVKVLGESTYIFSQEQSNLDFVIEGKGEGLANIEVQRYKEGEVKDISVFPALNVKEGSASTLHIDTSGEITLEPTEGDIISPRDISVEKDRINIKPITHVDYELLNGNVVEVNDKIIIQSPIKFNISFSNIKKHEFLEVRVIANGSKFSLDSLEYVYIPKPGLNEVIIYSVSKYGKIDEEPYKLTFIYDNEPPVTTVEAVLFPDQLQVFLNATDDSGAIKKTFYKFSSQDTWLEYNKTGIDIDYNGAVLEFYSEDLVGNEERPVKSFRVPFRDVKENIFTNKYKTYRELLTGLSMPEEKIQKLTKNNRFIKNYTNEIPKKTSSIHVASTDGVSYTILYNQEFDVLWTNHTEEILYSTDKNLKPFSFKLVSSKGFIKNDDVQAKIIYKDKSQRIIPLTYLEDNLEYEGMFGVPLIPRHMDEGSIHIIINNKVYREAKFKVL, encoded by the coding sequence GTGGCATTAGTGATTTTCGTACCGGGAATTATGGGGTCAAAGTTATTAAAGAATGATACAAAGAAATGGCCAGTACTGATGGATCGGGATTTTAGGGAATTAAGTATAGATAATACGCCCGAAATCTTAGAGTCTCAACCACTTTTAAAGGCGTTTAGACTTAAAATAGTTTATAAAGAACTTGTTGAATATTTCCAAAATAAGTTTGGGGAAAAGTTTATTAATTTCCCTTACGACTGGAGACACGGTATTGATAACGAAGAAATTTTTGAAAGATTATTAAAAAATATAGAAAAATATGATCAAAATGAAGAAATACATTTTGTTGCACACAGTATGGGCGGATTGTTAACAAGAATGTTTGTACACTGGTGTGAAAGAACAGGAAAAAACTCAGTAGTAACTCGAATAAAAAAAGTTATTACTATTGCAACTCCTTGGCGTGGAGCTCCTGATGCTTTGTGGAAGCTGTATTATGGTGAACCATTTCCTTTTGCAATGCTACCATTGACTTCTGCGAAGACATTTAAAGAAGTGGTGACAAAAGTCCCATCAATATATCATTTGTTACCGCATATTTCGCACATTCAGCAATCCGAACTTGCCTTCGATCCAAATCAAAAAGTAATTTTAAAACCAGATGAAACTTTTAGAACACTATTAACCGAAGAACAATTACAAATTTATAAAAAGGTAGACGTTAAAGGAATACATAAAGACTTAGAAAAAAAGTGGCCAAGTGATATTAAAACTTTCGCTATAATTGGAATAAAAAAGCCTACAACTAAAAATATAATAATGCCTGTTAAAGATAAGGATGGAAAAGTTTTAGAGAAAGAAATATTAAAAATGACTGGAGGAGATATGACAGTTCCAGTAACATATGCAAAGCCTTACGATAGCGATACAGAATGTAAGTACATAGAAGCGACTCATAAAGGAATTGTAAGAAAGGAAGAGGTTTTATCATATGTTCACGCTTTAATTACTAATGAAGAGTTTATCGATGAACTAGGGTCATTTGGTGACTCTGAAACAGAAGATTTTAATGGTTCAGTAATTAAGGTTGCTTGTCCAGTTGAAGTATCAATTTATAAAGATGATATGTTTATTGGTGGCGAAGCATCTGACCTTGAACAATTACGAGAGCAAATTGAGTGGTTTTTTAGTATTGAGGATACTACTGAAAATCAATTTCTCCTTGAAGAAGTGAAAGTACTGGGGGAAAGTACTTATATTTTTTCTCAGGAACAAAGTAATTTGGATTTTGTAATTGAGGGAAAAGGTGAAGGCTTAGCTAATATTGAAGTTCAAAGATATAAGGAAGGTGAAGTAAAGGATATTTCAGTTTTTCCTGCTTTAAATGTTAAGGAAGGATCAGCTTCTACCTTACATATAGATACTTCTGGAGAAATTACCCTTGAACCCACAGAAGGGGACATTATTTCCCCAAGGGACATAAGTGTAGAGAAAGATCGAATTAATATTAAACCAATAACACATGTTGATTATGAATTACTAAATGGTAATGTTGTTGAAGTAAATGATAAAATAATTATCCAATCGCCCATTAAGTTTAATATATCTTTTAGTAATATTAAGAAACATGAGTTTCTGGAAGTACGGGTGATTGCTAACGGAAGTAAATTCTCCCTTGATTCATTAGAATATGTTTATATACCGAAGCCGGGACTTAACGAGGTAATTATCTATAGTGTTTCAAAATATGGAAAAATAGATGAAGAACCATATAAGTTAACATTCATCTATGACAATGAGCCACCTGTGACAACTGTGGAAGCAGTATTGTTTCCAGACCAACTTCAAGTTTTTCTTAATGCTACCGATGATTCAGGGGCAATAAAGAAGACGTTTTACAAATTTTCTAGTCAAGATACTTGGTTGGAATACAATAAAACTGGTATTGATATTGATTACAATGGAGCAGTTTTAGAGTTTTATTCCGAAGATTTAGTTGGTAATGAGGAAAGGCCAGTTAAATCATTTAGGGTTCCATTTAGGGATGTAAAAGAGAATATATTCACAAATAAGTACAAAACATATAGAGAGTTGCTCACTGGACTTTCTATGCCTGAAGAGAAAATACAAAAGCTCACAAAAAATAATCGATTTATAAAAAATTATACTAATGAGATTCCTAAGAAAACTAGTAGTATCCACGTTGCATCAACTGATGGGGTATCATATACTATCCTGTATAATCAGGAATTTGACGTTTTATGGACTAACCATACGGAGGAAATACTTTATTCAACAGACAAAAACTTAAAGCCTTTTTCATTTAAGTTGGTCTCCAGTAAAGGGTTTATAAAAAATGATGACGTTCAAGCAAAGATTATCTATAAAGATAAAAGCCAGCGGATTATCCCTTTAACTTATTTAGAAGACAATTTAGAGTATGAAGGTATGTTTGGTGTTCCTTTAATTCCAAGGCATATGGACGAAGGGTCAATACATATCATAATAAATAATAAGGTTTACAGGGAAGCTAAATTTAAAGTCCTATAA
- a CDS encoding site-specific integrase, whose protein sequence is MASIVYQVAQALTEINFIGQSKKDARKNKNAGIHSIKQIKETLSAAQNFGKWVRDHFGVLSIYELKEEHYTAYMEHLKELGRSIGHQQNVETALGHLQKAMNIRSKRLGYEAAMFVPDKRITNWRELKKAEDRSYSQQEFESLLPFLSANVRDAVLLERFIGLRVREACYVLVHHFKLQPDGTYKLKISSEEAGGITKGGRYRITPVPTHFTYEIKRLLKEKSPNDRMIPIEPSTVRKGVNRACKRAGIEQEGRGTHGFRHLYCRDRLSELLVAEHIEIEGKMMLERIMSNRDVGRKADYGILTDHDKEIYRKLKSIIDTIHEEIGHGEDRWDLAERYLR, encoded by the coding sequence ATGGCTAGTATTGTTTATCAGGTAGCACAAGCTTTAACGGAAATTAATTTTATTGGTCAATCGAAAAAAGACGCACGAAAAAATAAAAATGCTGGAATCCATTCGATTAAACAAATCAAAGAAACCTTATCAGCAGCACAAAACTTTGGTAAATGGGTTCGGGATCATTTTGGAGTGTTAAGTATCTATGAATTAAAAGAAGAACACTACACTGCATATATGGAACATTTAAAGGAACTTGGGCGTTCAATCGGACATCAGCAAAATGTTGAAACTGCTTTAGGGCATTTACAAAAAGCTATGAATATCCGTAGTAAAAGATTAGGATATGAGGCAGCAATGTTTGTTCCAGACAAGCGAATTACAAACTGGAGAGAATTGAAAAAAGCAGAAGATAGAAGCTACTCACAACAAGAGTTTGAATCATTGCTACCTTTTTTATCTGCTAATGTTCGGGATGCTGTTTTACTAGAGCGATTTATAGGTTTGAGGGTTAGAGAAGCTTGTTATGTATTAGTACATCACTTTAAACTACAACCAGACGGAACTTATAAACTCAAAATTTCTAGCGAAGAAGCAGGGGGAATTACTAAAGGTGGGAGATATAGGATAACACCAGTTCCAACGCACTTCACATATGAAATAAAACGATTATTAAAGGAGAAATCACCTAATGATCGTATGATCCCTATTGAACCTTCAACGGTGCGTAAGGGTGTGAATAGGGCTTGTAAAAGAGCAGGAATTGAACAGGAAGGCCGAGGAACACATGGATTCAGGCATTTATATTGTCGAGACCGCTTATCCGAGTTATTGGTAGCCGAACATATAGAGATTGAAGGGAAAATGATGCTAGAACGCATTATGTCGAATCGGGATGTAGGAAGGAAAGCCGACTACGGTATTTTAACAGATCATGATAAAGAGATTTACAGAAAACTAAAGTCAATTATCGATACGATTCATGAAGAAATCGGTCATGGGGAAGATCGTTGGGATTTAGCAGAACGTTATTTAAGATAA
- a CDS encoding macrolide family glycosyltransferase: protein MAKILAIGGIGDGHVNPMLPIIKAWCENGDEVHFYSTEDARDKAEAAGAVFKPFDNFLGGVRQEDISHFLEFIVLLLHSADHVVPTVVEQARQEAYDYVFHDSLFGWGNLIARLLKLPHIASHASFASTGKKPKMAGEALMKQVGDLLKGGKFIPEIKRLSAKFAETYGVPAPSINEVFCQTGQLNLIYTSDFFQPDYDRLDRSYVFSGPSISERESLSDFSLDPLKEDDRPVVYISMGTVLAKSESFFRLCLDAFRDASYQVVISAGRYTDMGLFRDAPSHIIARPYVPQLEVLQRAAVFVSHGGMNSVSEALYYDVPLVLIPHAADQPIIAARVEKLRAGVVLNKSRLTAAKLRDAVNQVFNEQNFKRRAATIGQSLRDAGGYRTALAAVERFRQEQGIK, encoded by the coding sequence GTGGCAAAGATATTAGCAATTGGTGGAATTGGCGATGGACATGTGAATCCCATGCTGCCGATTATCAAAGCCTGGTGCGAAAACGGGGATGAGGTACACTTCTACAGCACTGAGGATGCCCGTGACAAAGCGGAGGCCGCAGGAGCAGTCTTCAAGCCCTTCGACAACTTCCTAGGGGGTGTACGCCAAGAGGACATCTCTCATTTTTTAGAATTCATTGTTTTGCTGTTACACTCCGCCGACCATGTCGTGCCGACGGTGGTGGAGCAGGCTAGGCAAGAGGCATACGACTATGTGTTCCACGACTCCCTTTTCGGTTGGGGCAATTTAATAGCTCGGCTCCTGAAGCTGCCACACATCGCCTCACATGCTTCCTTTGCCTCCACAGGTAAGAAACCTAAGATGGCAGGTGAGGCTCTGATGAAGCAAGTCGGAGATCTCCTGAAGGGAGGGAAGTTCATTCCCGAGATTAAGAGACTGTCCGCCAAATTTGCCGAAACATACGGCGTACCGGCGCCATCAATCAATGAGGTGTTCTGTCAGACCGGTCAACTGAATCTGATCTATACTAGCGACTTCTTCCAACCGGATTACGACCGCCTTGACCGTTCGTACGTTTTCTCCGGGCCATCCATTTCTGAACGTGAAAGCCTCTCGGACTTCTCGCTAGACCCTCTGAAAGAGGACGACAGGCCCGTCGTCTACATTTCCATGGGAACTGTATTAGCCAAGAGTGAATCCTTCTTCCGGTTATGTCTGGATGCCTTTCGCGATGCAAGCTATCAGGTGGTGATCTCTGCAGGACGCTATACGGATATGGGACTTTTCCGGGACGCACCGTCCCACATCATTGCCCGTCCGTATGTGCCACAGCTGGAAGTTTTGCAACGGGCGGCCGTCTTCGTGAGCCACGGCGGCATGAACAGCGTGTCTGAGGCACTGTACTACGATGTTCCATTGGTGCTCATCCCCCACGCGGCCGATCAGCCTATTATCGCGGCGCGTGTAGAGAAGCTGAGGGCCGGTGTCGTGTTGAACAAATCGAGGCTTACCGCCGCAAAGCTGCGGGATGCCGTAAATCAGGTCTTTAACGAACAAAACTTCAAGAGGAGGGCCGCGACCATTGGTCAATCCCTCCGCGACGCCGGTGGCTACCGGACCGCTCTGGCAGCAGTCGAGCGTTTTCGCCAGGAACAGGGCATCAAATAG
- a CDS encoding HNH endonuclease gives MPKSRLPREVWFKNIRPIVWERDNRRCVRCNKEISLNECHIDHKQAGIYGNNKISGLRTLCFRCHALRACYLHRGLTSKAIEKGIIPPNWRDLTWDDQEL, from the coding sequence ATGCCTAAAAGTCGTTTACCTAGAGAGGTATGGTTTAAAAACATACGCCCTATTGTCTGGGAGAGAGATAATAGGAGATGTGTAAGATGTAATAAAGAGATTTCACTTAATGAATGTCACATCGATCATAAACAGGCTGGAATTTACGGTAATAATAAAATTTCTGGATTGAGAACTCTCTGTTTTCGTTGTCATGCACTAAGAGCCTGTTATTTACATAGAGGGCTAACATCGAAAGCAATAGAAAAGGGAATTATCCCTCCAAACTGGAGAGATTTAACATGGGATGATCAAGAGTTATAA
- a CDS encoding DNA-binding response regulator: MGFEEEYQAFMNAHLQARTGERLRRLQEGHKQAEMLFLKQVWFPLFYHFRYLHPEYEVDDFKDGKRYLDFAYIRPAIRICLEIDGYGPHLKNISRWQFSDSLERQNQLVIDGWTVIRFSYDQVKENPRQCQQIVQQVIGRWLGDELDQTPLSIVEKEVLRLAIRKGEAISPIEVEKYLKLSDKTVKKVLSQLCDKKMLIPASGVVRVRSYRLGDRVKQPI; this comes from the coding sequence ATGGGATTTGAAGAAGAATACCAGGCCTTTATGAATGCTCACTTGCAGGCAAGAACCGGTGAACGATTGCGGCGCTTACAAGAAGGTCATAAGCAGGCTGAAATGTTGTTTTTGAAGCAAGTGTGGTTTCCTTTGTTTTATCATTTCCGGTATCTTCATCCAGAATATGAAGTCGATGATTTTAAGGATGGTAAAAGATATTTAGATTTTGCTTATATTCGTCCTGCCATTCGGATTTGCCTTGAGATCGATGGGTATGGACCTCATCTTAAGAACATAAGCAGATGGCAATTTTCCGACAGCTTGGAACGTCAAAATCAGTTGGTGATTGACGGATGGACCGTGATCCGCTTTTCTTATGACCAAGTTAAAGAGAATCCTCGTCAATGCCAACAGATTGTTCAGCAAGTGATTGGTCGATGGCTGGGTGATGAACTGGACCAGACACCTCTGTCCATTGTCGAAAAGGAAGTTCTTCGGCTAGCAATTCGAAAAGGAGAAGCCATATCCCCTATAGAAGTCGAGAAGTATTTGAAGTTAAGTGACAAGACGGTAAAAAAGGTACTTTCTCAACTATGCGATAAGAAGATGCTGATTCCCGCATCTGGGGTCGTGAGGGTCCGCTCTTATAGGTTGGGGGATCGGGTTAAGCAACCGATATGA
- a CDS encoding S53 family peptidase gives MKPWKKIAGLAVISSMMTFSNIPAVANAQTTDSVTVEQAGNPENAQVFGDLPNDTLVTVDIVMKIQNKDKLARFIDETTTPRSNNYRKYLSVSDFNKKYGANSDSIKKVTQYLDSFDITSTVAPNGLIVTAKGTADQFNKAFNVILQKKKYKGKAFHGTKGTPTLPANIGNQILCILGLSDYSNFTSRAIQQKPILESNGDTPEGPLSLTTKDLVNQYHVQPLYDKGAAGKGQTIGIVTLADFNVDDAYEFWSNNGIPVKPNRITKTNVDGGSGFDGYDETTLDVEQSGALAPQADIHVFVGPNSDTGFLNSFSTAINENKAQQISVSWGESETAVKFFAELKEETPQYEEAFNQLFMQAASQGISMFAAAGDEGSYDASREFGLDSGIAGATALSVDSPADSPYITAAGGTTLPFHLHSDSYNVDITNSKERAWGWDYMFPYLDALGLNDPLYYGIYLSGGGGGFSKVFATPSYQLGVKGVNSFTGVKQWTENANQSSMTRDTQATIIKGAGTGRNMPDISMAADPNTGYRVYFSDPGQPGVNAGYFTFGGTSFVAPQLAGLSALINSTNGSNAGFWNPQLYRFAVQKDSPLHPLNVSGTTNDNGFYTGTAGTLYNQATGLGTPDVAALADKLK, from the coding sequence ATGAAACCATGGAAAAAGATAGCTGGTTTGGCCGTCATTAGTTCAATGATGACCTTTAGCAACATTCCAGCTGTAGCTAACGCACAGACAACAGATTCTGTAACTGTAGAACAAGCAGGAAATCCTGAAAATGCACAAGTTTTTGGTGATTTACCTAATGACACGCTGGTAACAGTTGACATTGTGATGAAAATCCAAAACAAAGACAAACTGGCCCGTTTTATTGATGAAACTACGACTCCTAGAAGTAATAATTATCGGAAGTACCTCTCGGTATCGGACTTCAACAAAAAATACGGAGCAAATTCTGATAGCATAAAAAAAGTCACCCAATATTTAGATAGTTTTGATATCACATCTACGGTGGCCCCAAATGGATTAATTGTTACGGCCAAAGGAACTGCAGATCAATTTAACAAAGCTTTTAATGTCATCCTACAGAAGAAGAAATATAAAGGGAAGGCTTTCCACGGGACAAAAGGGACTCCAACGCTTCCTGCAAACATTGGCAATCAGATTCTTTGCATTTTAGGATTATCTGATTACTCCAACTTTACTTCTCGTGCCATTCAGCAGAAGCCAATTCTTGAATCAAATGGTGACACTCCTGAAGGCCCTCTGAGTTTAACAACAAAGGACTTGGTTAATCAATACCATGTTCAACCTTTGTATGACAAAGGTGCAGCGGGTAAAGGTCAAACAATAGGAATTGTGACACTTGCTGACTTTAACGTAGACGATGCGTATGAATTCTGGAGCAACAATGGAATTCCTGTTAAACCAAACCGCATTACAAAGACAAATGTCGATGGTGGGTCCGGCTTTGATGGTTATGACGAAACAACACTCGACGTCGAGCAGTCAGGAGCGCTTGCACCGCAGGCAGATATTCATGTATTTGTTGGGCCAAACAGCGATACAGGATTTTTGAATAGCTTTTCTACTGCGATCAATGAAAATAAGGCACAACAAATATCGGTCAGTTGGGGAGAAAGTGAGACAGCAGTTAAATTCTTTGCCGAATTGAAAGAAGAAACACCACAATATGAAGAAGCATTCAACCAATTATTCATGCAAGCTGCTTCTCAAGGAATAAGTATGTTCGCTGCAGCTGGAGATGAAGGCTCTTACGATGCTTCAAGGGAATTTGGTCTCGACTCCGGTATAGCAGGAGCAACCGCTCTTTCTGTTGACTCACCAGCTGATAGCCCTTATATAACTGCAGCTGGAGGAACGACTCTTCCTTTCCATTTACATTCAGATTCATATAACGTGGATATTACCAATAGCAAAGAACGTGCATGGGGATGGGATTACATGTTCCCTTATTTAGATGCGTTGGGATTGAACGATCCTTTATACTATGGAATCTACCTTTCCGGAGGAGGAGGAGGATTCAGCAAGGTATTTGCGACACCAAGTTATCAACTCGGAGTAAAAGGCGTGAACTCCTTTACAGGAGTAAAACAGTGGACAGAGAATGCAAACCAGTCTTCAATGACTCGCGATACTCAGGCAACAATCATCAAAGGCGCTGGAACTGGTAGGAATATGCCGGATATTAGCATGGCTGCCGACCCCAACACGGGTTACAGGGTATATTTCAGCGATCCCGGTCAGCCGGGCGTAAATGCTGGATACTTTACGTTTGGAGGAACCAGCTTCGTCGCTCCTCAGCTCGCTGGTTTGTCGGCACTCATCAACAGCACCAACGGTTCAAATGCAGGTTTCTGGAATCCGCAACTGTACCGTTTTGCTGTGCAAAAAGATTCACCGCTTCATCCATTAAATGTTTCAGGAACAACCAATGACAACGGATTCTATACCGGTACCGCAGGTACATTGTATAATCAGGCAACTGGTCTTGGTACACCTGATGTGGCTGCACTCGCTGACAAATTAAAATAA